The window GCAGGTCTTCCCGGTGCATTTCCTGCTCTGGCTGGGCAAGGTGTTTCGATTGATCCGGCTAAGAAATTAGAGCATATCAGCGTGGTTGTTCATGGCCGGAAAGGAACCGCGATGCAGGCATTCGGACCTCAGTTAAGCCTAAAAGAATTAGCAGCTGTTATTACCTATGAACGTAATGCGTGGGGTAATGATACGGGCGAAACCGTACAAGCTGCAGAAGTGCAGGCTGTGCTCAACGGCAAAGAGCTTTAAGGGAGCAACAGACAATGACGGATATGTTACGAGAAGAAGTTAAAACAGACGTTGAAGGCAGTGATTCAAACAGTAATATCTTAAAAGACGACGTATTAAATAACGACTTTTCAGACGATCAACATTCACAACACCATCATCAACCTACCGGTTTTAAACGCTGGCTATTTACGACTAATCATAAAGATATTGGTTCGTTATATTTAATCTTCAGTTTTGCCATGTTTTTAACGGGTGGTGCGATGGCAATGGTGATTCGAGCAGAATTATTTCAGCCTGGATTACAGCTAGTCGAACCCAATTTTTTTAATCAAATGACCACGGTTCATGGGTTGATCATGGTCTTTGGTGCAGTAATGCCGGCTTTTACTGGGCTGGCTAATTGGATGATTCCAATGATGATTGGTGCGCCAGATATGGCATTACCAAGAATGAATAACTGGAGCTTCTGGATTCTACCGTTTGCGTTTACCTTGTTGCTATCGTCGCTATTTATGGAAGGGGGCGGTCCTAATTTTGGTTGGACGTTCTACGCACCACTGTCGACTATGTATAGCCCTGCCAGTACAGGATTGTTTGTTTTTTCTATTCATATCATGGGGATAAGTTCAATCATGGGGGCGATCAATGTGATTGTGACCATTATTAACTTACGTGCTCCGGGTATGACCTACATGAAAATGCCTTTGTTCGTATGGACGTGGCTGATCACCGCTTTCTTGTTAATTGCCGTTATGCCCGTGCTGGCAGGTGCCGTTACCATGGTATTGACCGATAAATATTTCGGGACGAGTTTCTTCAATGCCGCGGGTGGCGGCGATCCGGTGATGTTCCAGCATATCTTTTGGTTCTTTGGTCACCCTGAAGTCTATATCATGATTTTGCCGAGTTTCGGTATCATTTCGGCCATTATTCCGGCCTTTTCGCGTAAAAGACTCTTTGGCTATAGCTCGATGGTGTATGCAACCGCATCGATTGCCGGGCTGAGTTTTCTTGTGTGGGCACACCACATGTTTACCACCGGTATGCCCGTGGCGGCTGAACTATTCTTCATGTATTGCACCATGTTGATCTCGGTGCCGACTGGGGTGAAAGTCTTTAACTGGGTGGCGACGATGTGGCGAGGCTCGTTGACCTTTGAAGTGCCGATGTTATTTTCTATCGCCTTTATTGTCTTGTTCACCATTGGCGGGTTCTCTGGGCTGATGTTGGCCATTACTCCTGCTGATTTTCAATATCATGATACTTACTTTGTGGTAGCGCATTTCCATTATGTTCTGGTGTCAGGTGCCATCTTTTCTATCATGGCTGCTGCGTATTATTGGATGCCTAAATGGACAGGATACATGTTCGATGAACGGCTGGCTAAATGGCACTTTTGGTGCTCTGTCGTATCGGTGAACATTCTATTCTTCCCGATGCATTTTCTTGGGCTTGCGGGTATGCCACGTCGAATCCCTGATTATGCTCTGCAATTCGCCGATGTGAATGCGGTAGTCAGCATTGGCGGCTTTATGTTTGGTTTATCTCAACTGATTTTCTTGGCGGTCGTGATTAAGTGTATTCGCGGTGGTGAGCCAGCAGCAGCAAAACCCTGGGAAGGGGCTGAAGGGTTGGAATGGACGGTTGCTTCACCTGCACCTCATCATACATTTTCAACACCACCAAAAATTGATTAGCCCTATTATTTGCTTCATTGATTTAATCTATCGGTGACCTTCGCAGGGATACGTTATGAGCAGCTCAGAAAAGAAAGCAGAGCAGAAATCCAGTACAGATGAAGATATAAAACAGCAAGGTAAGAAGCGGTCTTTTTGGTCTTTAATATTGATGTCTGTTGCTATGTTTGGATTCGCTTTTGCCTTAGTGCCGCTCTATGACGTGTTTTGTGATCTCACGGGAATCAACGGTAAAACGGCAAATACGCCAACGGAACAGAGCCAGCGTATTGTGAGTGATCGTAAGGTGACTGTGGAGTTTGTGGCTTATATCAGTCCGGGGATGCAGTGGACATTTGAACCGCAAATTACCCGTATTATAGTGAATCCGGGTGAAACGAAAACCATTAAATATGCAGCCCGTAATCTGGCGGCGACCGCCTCGATAGGTCAGGCTGTGCCGTCGGTTTCTCCGGGTTTAGCTGCTCGTTATTTTAATAAAATCGAATGTTTTTGCTTTAACCGTCAGCCTCTAGAGGCGGGGGAATCGGCAGAGTTACCCTTAGTGTTTTATATCGACCCTGATCTACCTGAAGATATAAATACATTAACTTTGGCTTATACCTTATATGACGTTAAACCTACGGGTTCGGCGCTAACGCAATGAAAAATAAGAGGTTGTAAAGATGTCTAATCCTTACAGTGAACATGAACAGTCTCTTCCTGAGCAATCAGCGAATAAACCCCATGAACATTATTATGTGCCAGATGCCAGCATATGGCCGATTGTCGGGGCTATTGCTTTATTTCTGATAGCGTTAGGGGCGGGTGCAACGGTTGGTGATTTGTTTAATGGACAAGGGCCGTGGATTTTACTGACCGGTGTCGGTTTAATTCTTTTTATGCTGACGGGTTGGTTTCGAGATGTGATCCAAGAATCGATGGGGGGCTTATATAGCTCACAGATGGATCGTTCATTTCGCCAAGGCATGAGTTGGTTTATTTTCTCTGAAGTGATGTTCTTCTTTGCCTTCTTTGGGGTGTTATTTTACGCCCGAATGATCTCGGTGCCTTGGCTGGGTGGGGCGGGTAATAATGAGATGACGAATTTGGTGTTGTGGCCAGAATTTGTCGCGCAATGGCCGCTTATTAAAACCCCTGATGGCCGTGAAACCCAAGCCATGGGGCCTATCGGCTTACCTTTGTACAACACTATGATTTTATTGGTCTCTTCTGTCACTGTTCATATCGCGCATACTGCATTAGAGAAGAACAATCGTAAACGCTTGACCTTATTTTTACTGCTAACCGTTTTGCTCGGTAGTTTGTTCGTTTACTTGCAAGGCGTGGAATATATCCATGCTTATCAAGAAATGGACTTAACACTCGATTCTGGGGTGTATGGCAATACATTCTTCTTGCTCACCGGTTTTCACGGGCTGCATGTCAGCTTAGGTACGATCATGCTATTCGTGGTGTGGTGTCGTATTTTAAAAGGACACTTTACGCCGCATCAGCATTTTGCTTTTCAAGCAGGCGCTTGGTATTGGCACTTTGTCGATGTGGTTTGGCTGTGCCTATTTGTTTTCGTCTATATTTTATAGCAGGCGCGCAGTTAAGGCTTACCCGTTGGCAGTTAATACTTACTTGTTCGTTAATTAGTGAATTAGTTAATAGGGGCGAGGGTTCGGTTCAATAATCCCCGTGGTGATAGCCAGTAATAATAGAGCGAAGACAAAAATAGATAGAAGAATACGACGGCCAAGGAAGTGCGACATCGGTTTATTGGATGATAACGGTTCAGTCTTGCTCTTAAGCATCATTGGCAATGCTCGGAATAGGTTCAGCACAATAAATATTAATAGGCAGACGATGGTGGCTTTAATGAGCATGGCGTCTCCAAGGGTGAAAGGTAAGTATGCGAAGGATTGGTTTCATACTTTTTACTTTGGCGGTAATGACGACATTGGTCAAGTTGGGTCTGTGGCAAATGTCGCGTGCGCAAGAAAAAGAAGCGTTGAATATCGCGTTAGAGCGCCGTAGTGAGCAGGTTTATTACAGCCTTGCCAGCTTACCTGCTGATCCCCGTTGGTATGGGTTAACCCTGCATGGCAAGTTTGAACACAGTAAGGCAGTGCTGCTTGATAATCAGCTCTATCGAGGCCGTCCTGGTTATCATTTGCTTTACCCTTTTGTGGTGAATGATGGGTGGTTTTTAGTCAACCTAGGCTGGATTGCAGCTCCGCAATACCGTGAACAATTACCGGTACTGCCTGAGCACCATGGCGAGCTTAAAATTGCAGGTATTATTGCAAAACCTTCACAACTTATTGAGTTGTCTGCGGACTCACTGGATTCTGACTGGCCGTTAAGGGTTCAAAATCTGCATATTGATGAGCTATCAACGAATATGGATCTACCACTTCAGCCGTGGATATTACAAATTGATCCTGATAGCCCTGTCGCTTTGCAGCAAACATGGACCCCTGTGGTAATGGGGCCGCAAAAACATTATGCCTATGCATTGCAATGGTTTTTGTTAGCTGTTGCGGTGTCGGGTTTAGCATTCTGGTGGTTAAAACCATCCAGCACGCACCATCAGGAATGACATTATCGTGATACCGCTAGAAAAGGGATGTTAAATGAAAAAAAATAGGATGTTGCTGTTATTGCTCGGTGTCTTTGTATTGCCGTTTTTATTGGCAAAAACCGTACTAGACTTAAATTGGTATCAAGGTGGTGTGACGAATCGCGGGCTGCTATTAGCGTCGCCACTTACCGTAAAATGGTTAAGTGAGCCAGATAAGTGGCAATTGGTGTATCTGTTACCTGAATCGTGTGATGAACAATGTGAAGGCGCATTATTTAATTTACGTCAAGTACCACAAGCGATAGGGGCTTATAAAGATCGCGTAAACAGTGTGGTGTTGATTGCAGATGGTTTGCAACGCGATGGCAAAGTGGTTGATGAAAAAATAATGAATGAAGAGCAAATTCATGGATTGGAACTTATCGCCATTTCTCAGCAGGTTGTTTCACAAATAAAAACACTGGAATTTGGTATGAATGCGATTTATATCGCCGATCCATTGGGTAACGTCATGATGGCGTATCCTTTAGTAACAGGGCAGGCAGAGATTTTAGCGCAGGGAAAAGATGTTTTACGTGATCTTAAACGGCTATTAAAACTCTCGAGAATCGGTTAAATCCCAGTATATAGATTTCAAAACAGGTCGATTTGATAGGCACAAGGAATGGAGCCGATGCGATTATTTAGCTTTAAATCTCTTATCTATTTTACTTTTCTTCTTTCTCTTTGTGTTATCGCCTTAGGCGCTTATACCCGTTTGACTGAAGCTGGCTTAGGCTGTCCAGATTGGCCTGGCTGTTACGGTTTTATTTTGGTCCCCCAAAGCACTGAGCAGCAATTGGCCGCACAACAAATTTTCCCCTCTTCGCCGCTAGAGGTTGAAAAAGCATGGAATGAAATGGTGCATCGTTACTTTGCAGGTAGTTTAGGCATATTAATTTTACTGATTAATGTGCTGGCTTGGCGACGCAAATACGCCCCCAAATTATTGCCTGCTTTCTTGTTAGTCACTGTTATTTTTCAGGCCTTGCTTGGTATGTGGACGGTCACCATGGCACTGATGCCTATTGTGGTGATGGGGCATTTATTAGGCGGCTTTATCACTGCTTCTTTATTATTGCTATTGGTACTGAGAGTCCGGCAACAAGAGCGTAAATCTACCGCTATTTTTTCTTCAATGTTGCATTCACCGCGGTCATCTTCAAGTTATTTAAAAGTATTAGCACTGGGTGCGTTATTTGTGGTGGTGGGTCAGATTGCGCTGGGCGGGTGGACGGCATCTAACTATGCCGCAGTAGCGTGTACTCAATTGCCTGTGTGTGAAGGTGATTGGCAAGGTAATTTTGACCCAACGGCATTTGAACCTATTCAGCCTGTTCATGATAGTTATCAATATGGGGTACTTAACTATCATCAACGTGTATCGATTCATGTTGCTCATCGAATCGGTGCGATGGTGACCACGGCAATATTAATATTATTGATTAGCTTTTTGCTGCGTACAGCCGGGTTACGAAAATATGGACTCACCCTCACTGCTGCATTAATTGTGCAAGTGAGTTTAGGGATCACGAATATTGTGGCGAGCTTACCTTTGCTGGTCGCTGTGGGGCATAACGTAATGGGTGTCGTTTTATTATT is drawn from Photobacterium profundum SS9 and contains these coding sequences:
- a CDS encoding cytochrome c oxidase assembly protein, with translation MSSSEKKAEQKSSTDEDIKQQGKKRSFWSLILMSVAMFGFAFALVPLYDVFCDLTGINGKTANTPTEQSQRIVSDRKVTVEFVAYISPGMQWTFEPQITRIIVNPGETKTIKYAARNLAATASIGQAVPSVSPGLAARYFNKIECFCFNRQPLEAGESAELPLVFYIDPDLPEDINTLTLAYTLYDVKPTGSALTQ
- a CDS encoding cytochrome c oxidase subunit 3, whose protein sequence is MSNPYSEHEQSLPEQSANKPHEHYYVPDASIWPIVGAIALFLIALGAGATVGDLFNGQGPWILLTGVGLILFMLTGWFRDVIQESMGGLYSSQMDRSFRQGMSWFIFSEVMFFFAFFGVLFYARMISVPWLGGAGNNEMTNLVLWPEFVAQWPLIKTPDGRETQAMGPIGLPLYNTMILLVSSVTVHIAHTALEKNNRKRLTLFLLLTVLLGSLFVYLQGVEYIHAYQEMDLTLDSGVYGNTFFLLTGFHGLHVSLGTIMLFVVWCRILKGHFTPHQHFAFQAGAWYWHFVDVVWLCLFVFVYIL
- the ctaD gene encoding cytochrome c oxidase subunit I, whose product is MTDMLREEVKTDVEGSDSNSNILKDDVLNNDFSDDQHSQHHHQPTGFKRWLFTTNHKDIGSLYLIFSFAMFLTGGAMAMVIRAELFQPGLQLVEPNFFNQMTTVHGLIMVFGAVMPAFTGLANWMIPMMIGAPDMALPRMNNWSFWILPFAFTLLLSSLFMEGGGPNFGWTFYAPLSTMYSPASTGLFVFSIHIMGISSIMGAINVIVTIINLRAPGMTYMKMPLFVWTWLITAFLLIAVMPVLAGAVTMVLTDKYFGTSFFNAAGGGDPVMFQHIFWFFGHPEVYIMILPSFGIISAIIPAFSRKRLFGYSSMVYATASIAGLSFLVWAHHMFTTGMPVAAELFFMYCTMLISVPTGVKVFNWVATMWRGSLTFEVPMLFSIAFIVLFTIGGFSGLMLAITPADFQYHDTYFVVAHFHYVLVSGAIFSIMAAAYYWMPKWTGYMFDERLAKWHFWCSVVSVNILFFPMHFLGLAGMPRRIPDYALQFADVNAVVSIGGFMFGLSQLIFLAVVIKCIRGGEPAAAKPWEGAEGLEWTVASPAPHHTFSTPPKID
- a CDS encoding DUF2909 domain-containing protein, with translation MLIKATIVCLLIFIVLNLFRALPMMLKSKTEPLSSNKPMSHFLGRRILLSIFVFALLLLAITTGIIEPNPRPY
- a CDS encoding SURF1 family protein; this encodes MTTLVKLGLWQMSRAQEKEALNIALERRSEQVYYSLASLPADPRWYGLTLHGKFEHSKAVLLDNQLYRGRPGYHLLYPFVVNDGWFLVNLGWIAAPQYREQLPVLPEHHGELKIAGIIAKPSQLIELSADSLDSDWPLRVQNLHIDELSTNMDLPLQPWILQIDPDSPVALQQTWTPVVMGPQKHYAYALQWFLLAVAVSGLAFWWLKPSSTHHQE
- a CDS encoding COX15/CtaA family protein — protein: MRLFSFKSLIYFTFLLSLCVIALGAYTRLTEAGLGCPDWPGCYGFILVPQSTEQQLAAQQIFPSSPLEVEKAWNEMVHRYFAGSLGILILLINVLAWRRKYAPKLLPAFLLVTVIFQALLGMWTVTMALMPIVVMGHLLGGFITASLLLLLVLRVRQQERKSTAIFSSMLHSPRSSSSYLKVLALGALFVVVGQIALGGWTASNYAAVACTQLPVCEGDWQGNFDPTAFEPIQPVHDSYQYGVLNYHQRVSIHVAHRIGAMVTTAILILLISFLLRTAGLRKYGLTLTAALIVQVSLGITNIVASLPLLVAVGHNVMGVVLLLSIVATNYRIYCGQQILQGSHLFAREGRNHG